Sequence from the [Clostridium] scindens genome:
CCGGCCGTCCAGTATCTCCTCTGCCTTTTTCATCAATTCCGGATAGGAATAGAACGAATAATATCCGACCTGCTTTCCCGCTGACATGCATAGAATCTCTTCCGCCTGGATGCAGGCCGCTCCCTCATCCACGTCGGCATACCTGTAAAACTTTGCATGATCGTCTACAAAATATAAGTGAAGGGTCGTTTTAAATCCATTATCTTGGACCATATCTTCCTGAACACCAAAATATTTGCTGCTTTGATCCGTATATATCCCGTTGATGCTCCTGATCTGCTCCGTATCCTGCATCTCCATCTTCTCTTTCTCGATGTTCCACATTGCCAGGCATCTGGAGTCATCATATAATATCAGATGTTCGTCATTGCCCCAGAACTCGAATTGGGGAGAATCGCTTCCACGGAAAGGGATTTTTTTCTGTATCCTGCCGGACGCAAGGTCAATGATCTTTATCTCCTTCTCTTCCGTGCTGTACACTGCAATTAGGGCATTCTTCTTTCCTATCGCTACGTGCCTGGCTTTCAGGGATCTTCCATATCGGTAGGATTCTTTTCCCTCGATCTCCTTCCAGTCCTTCTCTTTGACATCCCATAATTTAATGTATGCTTCATCGCCGTCGGCCACTTTGAATATCAGGCAGGAGCCATCCGGCGCTGCTACTACTTCTTCGATTCTCCCATTTTTAATCTTGTCCTTATACTTTAGGACTTGTTTGCCATCTTTCAGGCGGATGATTCCAAACTTATCATCATAACAGACTGCAAGCCTTGGATCCTCTGCGTCCCCGTAAGCCGCAACACTATCAAAAATTCCGCAAGGAACCGGCTTTTGATACAGTTCCTTTTGCCGATTGATATCTACTGCGTGAAGAACAGCATCGCCGCTTTTCACTTTTTTATCTTCTATATAATAAAGAATAGGACTTTCATCAGTGCCGGCAATCGCAAACCAGTGCATGAATGTATCAAGCTTTGTTTTAACCGAAACCGAGATCAGCAGATTGGATGTCCCAGCCTCCCAGACATCCAGTCTGGATAATGCTTCCTCCTCATAAGAATTATAGAATAGGCCCCGGTACGCTTTATCATTTAAGTTGCAGTATCCGACAAACGAAAGGTTCCCTTCCGCATCCAGATACTGAATCTCCTCATCTCTTTGTATTCTGCTCAGCACAATTTTAGTATCATTCTGGCGGACCTGGATCGCGGCCCTGCTTCCGGCAGAATATGCGAATGCATGCACTTTGGCATTCAGTTTCCCGGAGTCATATTGAATATTGGGATCCTGAAGGCTTTGAAGAATTATGGCTCCGTTATGCAGTCCCACCATCATTCTTGTAGCGTCATAAAGCCCCCATCCGGCAATCTCATCCGGATACTGTACTTTTAATATTTCTTCAAACGTATCTGTATCCAGCAGAAGAATCATAGAGTTCAACGTGACAGCCAGCACATCCCGGCCGGCCCCATCCAGCTTTATGCGCTTCGGACACATGCCTGACGTGCTCTCCCTGCTAAAATCCATCATTCCTTCCACGTTTCGGATGGACTTCCCAATATCACAGTCATATACCGCTACCTTGTAACGGTTCTCTGCTTCAAAATATTCGCTATCTCCAAGCATCTCATATTGCAGCGCCGCAAGATGCCTGTCATCCAGAAAACACAGTTCTTTGGCATCTTTCGCCTCCATCATTTGCACATCCCCATCTTCCAGAGACAGGAGGTAAAGGCCGCAGAATTTATCTGCGTTATCATCTGTCTCAAATTTATTTCTGGTTTCCCCCAAAGCCAGAAGCGTGCCTGCTTCATTTATAACGGCAGCATTGAGCCGCCCCAGCCCGCGTTCCTTCGCTTCTTCCAACTCCTGCTCCAAAAGGATAGTGCCATCCACTGCATCATACACAGAGACCCATGTAGCTTCACATACTGCCAGCTGCTTCCCGTTGGATACGCATTGACCGTCTTCATACCCACTGAATTCCTTACTTAGCCGCTTCTCCCAAAGAGTCTCCCCCAACTTGATATCCGCCACATACACCTTGCTTTCGGTAGCCATTGCAATTCTATTCTCCGTCACAAAGCATCCATTCTTAACAACATCTTTTTCCTGAGGCTCCGTCTTCCAGAGGCATTTGCCGCTTTCCACATCAAACACATATGCCTCGCCTCCCTCGTCTATAGCGAGATAGTAGTTTTCGTCAGGACTTAGTCCCCCTTGTTTACCGGTGCCATATTCGGTCTCCATAATCTGATCCGGACTTAAGTCAGCCGTATTCGTATACTGGTATGAATACAGCGCATTGTTAAGGGCATACATTGCTTCCGGCGCCAAGGGCCCGTTCTCATTCTCTTTTGACAATGCTTCCACAGCCGTCTTAAGCGCTCCAACCCGGTCTCCCGACGCAAGCAGTTCGCCGGATGTCTTAGACAGGTACCTGGCCTGATTGACCATTGCTTTTTCATACTGTTCTTTCACCTTTGATTCCTGATGCAGCGCATAGAGCGCAAATGCCAGGAGCAGGCAGAAGATTATCCCTGCGATTGCCCCGGCCCTCTTCAGCATGTATTCCCGGTGCCTCTGCCGCAGGTCATCATAACTGCAAGAGACTATCGGCGCAATAATGCGAAGCAATTCCTTTTTAAGATTCCGGATGATCTCCGTTTCGGATCTGCCACGGATGTCTGCCGCAAGCGGTTCCACCGGAACCTTTACCAGGTGCTCTATCCCATCTTCGTCCTTTGCCGTCTTCTCAACATAACGCAGCTGCTCCGGGAACACCTCTCCAGGCTCTCCTTCCAAAAGTATCAGGATGATCCGGTTCTTATCATGAGTCTTTAGGAATTCCTCCACTTCTTTCTGCA
This genomic interval carries:
- a CDS encoding TIR domain-containing protein — translated: MDKERQYDAFISYKHQELDSLVAMRLHRMLEHYRIPGKIQATSGKKRIHRIFRDMDELTPTNDLTENIRQALQNAEYLLLICSKESCRSEWVQKEVEEFLKTHDKNRIILILLEGEPGEVFPEQLRYVEKTAKDEDGIEHLVKVPVEPLAADIRGRSETEIIRNLKKELLRIIAPIVSCSYDDLRQRHREYMLKRAGAIAGIIFCLLLAFALYALHQESKVKEQYEKAMVNQARYLSKTSGELLASGDRVGALKTAVEALSKENENGPLAPEAMYALNNALYSYQYTNTADLSPDQIMETEYGTGKQGGLSPDENYYLAIDEGGEAYVFDVESGKCLWKTEPQEKDVVKNGCFVTENRIAMATESKVYVADIKLGETLWEKRLSKEFSGYEDGQCVSNGKQLAVCEATWVSVYDAVDGTILLEQELEEAKERGLGRLNAAVINEAGTLLALGETRNKFETDDNADKFCGLYLLSLEDGDVQMMEAKDAKELCFLDDRHLAALQYEMLGDSEYFEAENRYKVAVYDCDIGKSIRNVEGMMDFSRESTSGMCPKRIKLDGAGRDVLAVTLNSMILLLDTDTFEEILKVQYPDEIAGWGLYDATRMMVGLHNGAIILQSLQDPNIQYDSGKLNAKVHAFAYSAGSRAAIQVRQNDTKIVLSRIQRDEEIQYLDAEGNLSFVGYCNLNDKAYRGLFYNSYEEEALSRLDVWEAGTSNLLISVSVKTKLDTFMHWFAIAGTDESPILYYIEDKKVKSGDAVLHAVDINRQKELYQKPVPCGIFDSVAAYGDAEDPRLAVCYDDKFGIIRLKDGKQVLKYKDKIKNGRIEEVVAAPDGSCLIFKVADGDEAYIKLWDVKEKDWKEIEGKESYRYGRSLKARHVAIGKKNALIAVYSTEEKEIKIIDLASGRIQKKIPFRGSDSPQFEFWGNDEHLILYDDSRCLAMWNIEKEKMEMQDTEQIRSINGIYTDQSSKYFGVQEDMVQDNGFKTTLHLYFVDDHAKFYRYADVDEGAACIQAEEILCMSAGKQVGYYSFYSYPELMKKAEEILDGRKLTEEERRKYFADN